One segment of Nothobranchius furzeri strain GRZ-AD chromosome 13, NfurGRZ-RIMD1, whole genome shotgun sequence DNA contains the following:
- the LOC129162033 gene encoding P2X purinoceptor 7-like: MSLEDHRHLTSQLLERQPGLVFDVLLNNQRRDRHTTPVQAPALTWCTCGNCTDMPTDAERKCCGQDSVNCISLLPHFRLYCLDEGVLRIHRQYRADLTVLGQIREPGDDNREYRYAAYRHFIFWQHGSLGHGNRRVIPSCCVVKIREKFPDPHGQYTGFLPGV; encoded by the coding sequence ATGAGCCTGGAGGACCACCGTCATCTCACCTCTCAACTTTTGGAAAGACAGCCAGGTCTGGTTTTTGATGTTTTGTTGAACAACCAACGCCGAGATAGGCACACCACACCCGTGCAGGCCCCTGCGTTAACATGGTGTACTTGTGGCAATTGCACAGATATGCCAACAGATGCAGAGCGCAAATGCTGTGGACAAGACTCTGTAAACTGTATAAGCCTTCTGCCCCATTTTAGACTTTACTGTTTGGATGAAGGTGTCCTGAGGATCCATCGTCAGTACAGAGCAGACCTCACCGTATTAGGACAGATTAGGGAACCAGGCGATGACAACAGGGAATACAGGTATGCTGCCTACCGGCACTTCATTTTCTGGCAGCATGGGTCACTTGGACATGGAAATCGAAGAGTCATCCCAAGTTGCTGTGTGGTCAAAATTAGGGAGAAATTTCCAGACCCTCATGGACAGTATACTGGTTTTCTTCCGGGAGTGTAA